DNA from Phocoena phocoena chromosome 1, mPhoPho1.1, whole genome shotgun sequence:
ttcctacCCCAATTTGCTTAAACTCTTTTTTCAACTATGTAACAAACATACCTTAATTTTTCCCAGGGCCCCAATTGCCACTTCGGGTGGCAATATCACGGGTCTGGCGTAGGTACCAccaatctaaaaaacaaaatagagtaGAAAAATTAAGCTTCTGAGGAACAAATGGCaaattaaagtttatatttttaactgagCATATGGTCACAAATCTTAAGTTATGGTTTATGAACTTGAATATTACTATTACTCACTGATCCAATGTTGGAAAGAGTAAATGTTCCTCCTGTAAGGTCAGTGGTGCTGAGCTGACCTGCAGAGCCCAATTTCTGGAGGCGGTTCAATTCAGTGGCGATCTCAAATATGGAGCGGACCTGAATGTTTTTCACATTAGGTACAATCAAGCCCTGCTCTGTATCCATTGCTATCCCAATGTTATGAGAagcctaaaaataaacaaacaaacaattataCAGGAGCCTTTTCGTAAGCtaacagaaaagaaagtctcAACTTTTACTGCCTTATGAACTCAACTATAGAAAACTATTGTCACCATATTGGTgatgatttaaaagaaataattttaaaagatttttttgaaaaagataaattttttttggtaagaatatAGGGCAATAGATTATTTCCATCCATTGTTAGTGGAAGTGTAAGCTGGTATATACTTTCTGGAGAACATTTAACAGTACATACCAACATTTACAAAAACGTGTGCTAAGGAGATAAATGCAAAAGTATGTAGAGATGAACAGAGATGCTGAGTCAGATTGTTTATAAGATTGAAAAAGTGCAAATGATCAAAATGCTTATCAATAAGTCACTGGCTAAACAAATGATAACAAAGCTATATTTATTGACATGCAATGATGTCTAAAacatattaaatagaaaatagttaaaagaaaaacgttttaaatataaaaagatatatgatattatatatatataatatatataattccttttttctttttctttgcggtatgcgggcctctcactgttgtggcctctcccgttgcgaagcacaggctccggacgcgcaggcccagaggccatggctcacgggcccagctgttccgcgtcatgtgggattttcccggaccggggcacgaactcgtgtcccctgacatcagcagtcagactctcaaccactgcgccaccagggaagccccatattttttaactgtgtaaaaataaaatcctagacAGATGTACATCTCAGCATAAAGTGAGTTAttttaggattatgggactgAAGGTAAGTATCACTATTTTCTTGTCTGAATTGTTTGCAACAAGTATATACTTAATGAGGAAGTTGTATTAATAACACGGAAAGATTTTAGATCCAACCCCCCCAGAATGTAAAGCTCACTTCCTGGTTATATATTTCTAATAAGAAATATAAGTAAGGGCCGCATCCTCAAAAGAGTTCTCAGCCTTAATGAACTTTCACTCCAAACAGAAGAGTTCACTCAACGAATTCAAACTTTCAGTACTTTGCTCATTTAAAtgattcttgttttattttatttatttttaaaattttaaaaaatatttacttatttttggctgtaccaggcctctaattgtggcacacgggctccacaGCACTTggggcttagttgtcctgcggcatgtggtatcttagttcctcgaccagggattgaacccacatgccctgcattggaaggcggattctcaaccactggaccacaagggaagtccctttgtttatttttttaaatgggtatcAATACACAagcatgtgattttattttatttttttttttaaatatttatttggctgtgccgggtcttagttgcggcacgtaggatcttcgttgctgtgtgcgggatcttcttatggcatgtgggatctagttccccgaccaggaatcgaacccgggccccctgcattgggagcgcgaagtcttaaccactggaccaccagggaagtccctaaattattcttgttttaaaaactgCAGGAATTCCATTTTGAGAGAGCTCTTCTGTTTGCGGAGAGGATATGTACGATGGGAAATGTAAACCATTGCCTCACAGCTgtatatttccattattttaaccAGAAAACCAAAAGGCGTTAAAaatggcaatctgcatatctgaATAGTATTATTAACCAGTAAAACCAACATCAATAGCAACAGATTTATCTTCAGTTTAATGTTTTACCCCATACTTTAATTTCCAGTTTGAAGAAGATCACCACTTGAGGTATAATAGAAGCTTCTTTAACCTACAAGCACATTTGCACTTTTATTTATCGCAGCACATAGCCAACCTTATATGTTATGTTCTGGCAGTTTTCATCCACAGAAGCATTAAGGATAGGAAACTGTAGTAATCCCAAGGAAGCAGCCTGTTTAGAGAGAGAAATACAATGTTAGCACTTTTAACTTGGAAAGGATAGGGGATTTGAAGCAATAAGATggaaaggatggaaggaaagaactCTTATTTAAGCTGAGTTTAATTGCAAGTCTACATGTACCAGGCATATTACTCCCTATGTTACCTCCCAGCAATGTGGAACTAGGTTACCCTTATCAtttaagaataaaagataaagtaaTCAGGGAGCTTGTAAACATCAAGGAGATTTTCAAACTATGCAGACTGACCAAAGTACCAAAAAAAGGTCTAAATTCTACATGTTTTCCTCACTTACATGTAGAGTCTTAAGGTTTCCGTGAGAAGCAAACCTGTAGTTCAAAGAAACATTGAATTAAACACaaaaaggtagggcttccctggtggcgcagtggttgagagtccgcctgccgatgcaggagacatgggttcgtgcccgggtccggcaagatcccacgtgctgcggggcGGCGGGgctcgtgagccacggccgctgagcttgcgcgtccggagcctgaggcccgcgtaccgcaacaaaaacaaaaacagaaaggcagTAAGCTATTTTCCTCTGTAGAAAGAACAAGTGATAAAGATTTGAGAGGCCAGTGTTCCACCTGGTGTCCTTGGCCAAGCGAAGGGCAGAGCTGGTGCAAATATTTACTTTAGAGCCCGTTTCCTACAATTGATGGCATTTGTGCCTTCTCCTGCCTTaatctctccctttcctttttccttttttctcttactACCATTTCACTTCTGTCCATGTTCAGATTTACCTGTCTCCAATTCTTTATAGCTGTTTCTCTGCCCACCCAGGATCTAATCAAAGTTCACACACTGCATTTCGTTGTCATGCCTTATAGtcagtttaaaaaataggaaaatagggaattccatggcagtccagtggttaggactccacgctttcactgctgtggacccgggtcaatccctggctggggaactaagatcctgtaagcagTGCCAAGTGGCACAGCCCCTAACccaccccccacaaaaaaagggaaaataaaaatgcttaaaattgtCCCTAAAAAGAAttccctcgggcttccctggtggcgcagtgattgagagtctgcctgccgatgcaggggacacgggttcgtgccccggtccgggaagatcccacatgctgcggagcggctggacccgtgagccatggccactgagcctgtgcgtccggaacctgtgctccacaacgggagaagccacaacagtgagaggcccgcgtaccgcaaaaaagaaagaattccctCTCCTACTGCCTTCATCTTGTCCaattaagagttctttatatgcaTTGTGTTAAGTGTTATTTTTGTCTGTGGGTCAGTGGTcttgacagaaaaaaagaaatatccttGAACTAGAGAGTTAAGGAAAGTTTTATTAAGCATTTGATTTGATAACTATAACTTTAATCTTCTTTATATAAAAATCCATAACTAAGATTAAAGTGTTATACattaaaaacagtattttgagTATAATCCAAattttgtaaaaggaaaaacaaggtgTGTGTCCACAGATAagaggtctttttttccccctgtacaATACTTTGtagtattttccaaatgttctaaaattatatagactggaaaaaatgttattttaaaacaaagcatattaacttttattttcaaaatacagatcAGATATTTCATTCAGACTggaacaataaagaaaaacaatcatgAAATAAACTTAACATATTAAAAAGCTGGACTGTCCTTGCTGCAAAACAGACTTGTCAAAGGAAGCAGTAAGAGGAACTCAGTCTGAAACAAGAGGTGGCACTCTCTTCTCCTCCCCGTGAACTTCTCCACTGGGGTCTTCAACTCATTCTGCCCTCATGCTCAGGCATTGTTCTAACAGTGCTTCccattcacacttttttttttttgcggtacgcgggcctttcactgttgtggcctctcctgctgcggagcacaggctctggacacgcaggctcagcggccatggctcacaggcccagccgctccgcggcatgtgggatcttcccggactagggcacgaacccatgtcccctgcattggcaggcggactctcaaccactgcaccaccagggaagccccccattcaCACATTTTTAACTTTCCATTTTCCAGCTCTTTCCCTCAGCCTACAGACCTGCTCAATTTTTCCTTGCAGGAGAGGAGGGAGCAGATGGAACCTTTCTTCAATCTACTCCAACCACCGTATCTGTCACCTGCACCTATGCCCTGTCTGCCTATCTGCATATTTTTTCAGGTTTCTcctcttccttaatttctttcattcccCAACTAACTGCAACTAAGCTTCTACCTCAACAATACTTTATTCAGTAAGTTCTGGCTGAGGCCACACATGACCTCTTCATTACCACTCCAATAGCCTGTTCCCATCCCTTATCCTATTTAACCTCTGTAATGCATATAACCATTATCTACTTTCctcttaaaacttttttcttgtcTCTCGGTGTGAGAGGCTGAATCAAAGGCCCCGATCTATAAGGAGCCTCCTTATCCAAGTCCCTTGGTAGCGCTCTTGCAAGCTGATGCTGAGCTTAGTCATGTGACTTGCCTTGGTCAATGAGTTAAAAACAAACTCAGTGCACACAGCTTGGGGAAAGTGCTAACATTCTGCTTCCTCTCTTCACCCCCGCAGTACTGAGACCAGGTGCAGGCTAGCATACTGGGTAGATGAGAGACATCCAGAAGAGAAATGAGTCATCCTCACTGAGGCCACCCTACACCAGCGGGCCCCTAGCCCATCTAGTACCTGTCTATAGACATATAAGTGAGCTCTGCTAAGATCAGCAGACAGGTCCTGCTCACCTGTAGATTCATGAGAAATAATACATGGTAATTGTTTCAAACCATGaaatttgggggtggtttgttatacagcaatagatacaCTTGGCTACTAAGTGACTCTTTTCTGGTTCTCCTATTGTCAAACCACTGACCCCACTCAGCCTCTTCCATTGCCTTTGCCAACTCAGTTTCTACCTACCCCTTAAACACTGGTGTAAAACCCTTagccttcttttcttctccttcacacATAATTTGGGTGATCTCATCCACGTGTTTCAATTGCTgtgtctctacagatgaccctcTATAGCTGTAATATAGTTCAGATCTCTCATTTACTGGCACCTACTACATCTCATGTTTATAGACCATCTCTTTCCCTGTGAGGGTAGTTGTTAAAAAGATGGACATATAGGAGAACAGCTTCTGCCTTACAAGACTCAGCATCAGTGAAGAGACAACTGAGTATAAACACGTTCAAAACATTGAGATAAACTGCAATGAGAAACACAAGGCCATTTAACTCAAACTGTGACCACCACTGGCTTCTGTAGGAGGAACCGGCTTCTGTACACTGGAGCAAAATTTGGTGTTTAGGATGCACATCaagggaggaggtggcatttcagGTCAAGTTGTGTATTCCAGCAACTATGCGTAGCTTAATCTGACTATAGCGGAGAGAGTGACTGTGAGAGAGAAGACTGGAGAGGTGGGTGGTAGAGACGCATAGAACGCATAGAAATACTTTTTTATGCCACATTAACGCATTTAGAAACCATCCTGAAGGCAATCCTGAAGGGGAACCATTGAAAAGAACCATGGAAAGGGCTGGTAGGAAGCCACACTGGATTTAGAGACAACAGTATGcatttttgagaaaaatggaCCAGAACCGAAAACTTAGCTTCTCCACTTGTTAGATGTAAATTCTTGACAAGTTTCTCAACTTCTCTAAGTGCTAATTTCCTTAAATGGAAAATGGGGATAGCAATATTTACATGTTAACATTATTCTGATCATTAAAAGGGATAATGTATACAGCACGCTTGGTATGGGGTCAGGCATATGGCGGCTGCTTTCTAAATCGTGGTTAGCGGGCTGCTCAAGGTCAGCTGACGGCCTTATTCTTTTGATACTGGCACCAAGGCCTAGTACTAGAAATGATTCCCAGAGGCCTCAATATAAGTTTGTTGAAAAGTGGAAGATCAATCCCAAGTCTCACTTTTCTTCAAATCAGGACTTTGCTGGAGTGATCCTTTCAGAATTAAAGGCTTTATCTACATGGCAGGACAATCCTCACCTAGGTCAGAGATAAGTAGATAAAAATCTGACACGgaaatttcaattttataaacTTCCATGAAACAAAGAGTGTACTTGTACATTTTTCTAACTATGTGATattgtgagaaatatatttttattcaaatccATAGTTAACACATTGCTCattcacaaaacaaaatttaaacgtCTTACTCAAGCCTTGTTTGAAATGACTAAAATCTTACCTTTAAGAAGAAGGGCATGAAGGAGAGTTTAATTCCACGAGCAAAAGCAATGGGTTTTAATTCTTCTCGCAGCTTAACCAGTTCAGTAAGGTCAACATCATCACAATACCCAAAATGAGGTATCTTCAGGGCTGCAGACATGGTCTTGACCATTGCTTTGTGAAAGCctggaaaacattaaatatacatatatatatacgtatatatacatatatgcatatatatatgtactttataaaaattctttaatcCTTTAAgccctttaaaaactaaaatagaaggTTTTCTAATGTTACTTACTCTTAACTAATCTCTTCCTCTTGGAGCTACCATCTTCATTACATAACTTGAAAGCCAGTAATTTCAATGCTAAAGCATTGACTATAGCACAACACCCAGTGTCAATTGTAATAATATAACAGGTAACTGCTTTCAACACTGTGgtatataaaaaattcaaaaggtggcttccctggtggcgcagtggttaagaatccgcctgccaatgcaggggacacgggtttgagctcccatccgggaagatcccacatgccgcagagcaaataagcccatgcgccacaactacagagcctgtgctctggagcctgtgagccacaactactgagcctgtgtgccacagctactgaagcctgcgcacctagagcctgtgctccgcaacaagagaagacactgcaatgaaaagcccttACACCGTAACGAAggatagcccctgctcaccgcaactagagaaagcccgagcacagcaacgaatacccaatgcagccaaacaaaaaataataataataatgccaaaataataataataaattcaaaagGATGCAAGCCATGTATTTACACAATGGCTTCTTGCAAAGCCACTCTTCTGGAAGTTAATCATCCTAAGAATTTGTAAATAACAAATCAGAAGTAGTTGTTTTGAAAgctaacaaaaaataatatttaaaatataccgAGCAAGTcttcaaacagaaaaaatatctttACACAAATTTATACTCTAAGAAACCTGCTAACATGTTACTCTTCAAAAATTATCAGTATATATTAAAGCTTTTCCTAGAAAAACTGTAATTTCATCATGTTGAAGTAGCTTCCCCCCAAATAATTACTCTATTACCttacattactattattattaccttttatGGGTTCTGTTCTGTCTTTGCCTGTGAATACTGGAGGTTTTGATATTGGTATAGGAATAGTTCTCTCTTTTGGTTTTGGTGGAGGTGGCATACTTTCAGCTTTTGGTGAAGGAGGTAGTATAGCTCCTGTTTGCTTTTCCAGATAGCTGAGAATATCTTCTTTAAGTATTCTGCCATCTTTTCCAGAGCCAACAACTTCACTCAGCTTAATctaaaaaatgacacattttaatgctaaaaataaaactacctaaaaataaataaacccatcACTGAGGTCTTTAAGTGAAATTAAATGAACTGAAGGTAAAAAAGTATCTCTGCCCAATAAATTAGTAtaaggaaataacattttaattatctTAATAGAACACTGCAAactataaataacattttcatcttctcaatAGAATGCTATAAACTATAGCTACTCTTCATAAGTGATCATTTGTTACTTCTGTACTTACTGTTCATTTGCCCATGTGGTAACAATGTAATATCTACATTGTATATAGCTatttataaaaacacatttttaaacagtcaactatttctaaatttcttgcataattcttatttgatttttttctattcttggaGACTACATAAGAAGAACTGAAAGTTTAAACAAGAGTTAAATACTGTAACAAATGTAGACCACTGTTTCTGACCTTGGCTACCAGTAAACATGTAATGGTTAAAATAATCATCCTATAAAAGCTCTCTtgaattagttttttttctgATGGCTGTTTTAGAAAGATCAGTACAAAACACTGAAATTAACTTTATTGAGGCATACTTGGAATGTGAGTTCCTTGGTCCAAGTTAAGGGTCAAATAGTTAAGTTTTATTATTGCTTTCCACAGAAGAAACAATAGATGATATAATTCCACTTTCTACTGGGCACTCATGATACTTCTTAGAAACATTTGTGATCTGGCTTTACTTAATCACTTCCTATGTTTGGTAATAGAGATAAAATATTTCACTAAATTGaactgtatttaaataaaaagacacattagCTTGGATGATATCCTCACGCATAGTGTATATTAGTTAAACTCTCAAGGTTAAGTCCTATTTCATTTGTATTAATGCTTCTCTAATAATGACCACAAAAGAGTAAAGGACTTTATCACATCACATTTAGTTTATAACAAATGAACTCTAagaatttaaacataatttttaggtAATTACAAACAACTGTAAGTGCCACTGGTTTTTAATCTTAGACAAACTCAATAATTAATATACAAACtgcaaaaaaaggggggaaaaggtGATTTTACAATAATAAATCTGTTATTTAATTTCTAGTAATTCTAGTAATTCTAGTAATTATACAAATGCTCTAATTATACACATCTTTAGGGAAAGGAAAGCCACATCATATATTTCTACAGGTAGtccttttatataatttttttaaaaatggtaaaatgttTATAGCTTTCAAAGCAATATATAAGATCGTTATTTCATCTGCTGCCCTTAACAGTGTAGTGTTCCATattactatttctatttttctgttaagCTAAATCGTCTTCATGTTTGAACACATTCAATGGCTAATAAATTTTCATTAAGGGTTTATAACATAATTTTCCTAAGCATTTCCCTGATTTTGAACACGTGTGCCTTCTAATTTTTGGTTATATAAAACACTTTAATATATCCTAGATTATCTCCTTGGGATACTTCCCCAATGGTAGGATAACTAGCTGAAGGAGAATGAACATTTTAATGACTCTTATTACCTATTCCCAAAATGTAAACTTTTTCCCCCTCAACTGTAATTTAACTACTTCtctcaaaaacagacaaacaaaagcctgCATTGTGAGGCATAGTGGAAAGAACTCAGGCTTTGGAACCACACAGATTTGTGCTCAAATCCCCAGTTCAGCTACTTACTTGATTTTAGGCAACTTAATCAACTTCTCTACCTTTTCTCATCTGGGATAACCCAAACCAGTCTGCAAGGTTACTGTGCGGAATAGTGATAATGTATGTATACTGTCTGGCTCAGAAGTGCTCAAATAATGGAGGCATCAATTGTTGAGACACTATTAATGATTAAGAGCACTGGTTTTAGAGTCACAGAGACTCTCACAGAATCCTGGTTCCACCACTgggttagctgtgtgaccttggaccagtTATTTGACCTCTCTAAGTCTTAGAAGGGCCCTTTGTCTCAGAgttgtgaagatttaatgagataaCATGTAAATTATTAGCACAATGCCTAGGAGCCATCTCACTTTGGAGGTAAAGCAGCAATGACTGCCAGGTTAAGAGGGAAAACAGAAGGCCAGGCTCCTTGATACAAGTCAGTATAGCTCTATGGTTTTCCCTACCTCCCTGGGATCAGGCAGATCCTTGGGACCACATCCTTGCCTGGCCCATTTCCCATCCCTTCCCTATACTGCTTCCTTCATTCCTAGTAAACATGATCACTGtctcaatcaatcaatcatgtGTTCCCAAACCCCTGTCTCAGGCTATGCTTGTAGGGTACCTGATCTAAGACACTAGTATTTaccagtgctcaataaatggtagcccTTACTGTTATTAGGCTCTCAGGAAGAATAATAAATCCACACTTCTCAATTAACATGAATAATAAGTtcacaattttcttttcattgttcatGAGGACTTTTATGCAACTATCACTTTTTAGTAACAGACATTTTCATGTTTCCTTTAATCCCAACTTGAGCCATCTCATCATGGGATAGCTGGTAATTCTTCATAGATACACATGTATACCTTCTGTGTGATCTCAcacttaaatattaagaaaacttaCATTGTTTTCCATTGCAAGGCGACGAACTGCAGGAGTTGCCAGTGTTTTTTGGCCCTTTATCTCTTGGTGTGTGTGTTCATCATGGGACACAGCAGGAGTTTCAACAACATCTTCTTCTGAATCTGGTAACAAGGTAAAATTTTACTCTTTAGTAGAAAACTAAACAAGCTTAGTgtcttatataaataaattcaacTTAAAGTATTCAGTCAAAAAGCGTAATAGATGAGTTACTTCAGAATGGGAAAAcacaactgtaaaatggaaaaacacacaAGGGTACTAGAGTGAGTGAGAGGGGTGTATGGGTACCAGGTACTGTTTAATGATTATTATTGCCTGCTGTTTACTTCATTTCTGTTAAAATTATGTAGCAGCTACAAGTTAAAAAATGCAAGtttctttcataaattttaaaacacattgtaTTGTAAACATTTTCCTAATAAATTTCTCAAATACATATGAAATGAGAATCAAATGTGAGGTAAATTACATGAATCATGTAAAATCTGTGACAATCTTAAATGCTTTCCTAAGACAAtatagcatttaaattttttctttgctttgaataTGGCTTAAGGAATGCTGTGGAAGGTTTTATTTTCATGGCTAATACTAATTTGGTTGTTTTATTCTCTAACTGTAGAGTAGTGATATAAGAAAAACTATCTTGGGCTATTACCATGTATTTttacaaccaaaaagaaaaaggttttaagAGCATTTAATTGTCAAAGTTGGATGCTAGGAAATCAGTGCTATAGTACAGCAGAATCTCTGTGGGAATAAGTAAACTAGAGCCAACCTCTGAAAATCAGCAGAAAACTGAGTTAGCTTTGACATTCTATtctaagcaaataaaaattttccaCTGCTAGAAAACTATGGAAAGacattctattcattcattcctcctcACTAGTCTATGAATTGGTCTGGTGGAGCTCTCAAATTTCCCCTACggttaaggaagagaaaaaacaaacactttgTATTGAACATGAAGAGTAGTAGAATATTCCACCCCAAAATGTGATTGTAGGAGTTCAGGACataccaccccaaaatatgccactttggtgTACTGATTATTTTCAAGAGCTGTACGCacttgaaaaacaacaaatgcaggGAGAGGCTTACTCTGAACTCTCTTCATGTACCTAAAGACATCCAAAAGGAACTCAACTGTCAGAAACTCCCTCCCTAGGAGTTTCATCCAACCATGGAAGATTGACTCATCACAGGAGAAGAGACTAGAAATCAGCAACACATCCATATAAACTTTTGTCACAAACTATCATACCTCCCATATATTCTTCTAAGAGCCAATTCATCCTTCCTAAAAATCATCTACTCTCCCCTAAGAGGCCtacatccctcctcccctttccctattAAGAAGGTATTTAAACCTGAATCCTAAAGCCACCTCTCTGAGTTATTCatttttcctgggtatctcccagGTATACATGACGTCTAcatattaataaatttgtttttctcttgttcatctgtcttttattacaggggtctCAGCTAAGAACTCAGAAGGTACAGGGAAAATTATTCTTCCTTCCCACAATCACCTAGTATATATCGTATACTGCACTACATATGTAATATCTTAATCTTCACTCCAGTGTGTAAGAtaggtgttattatccccattttacagattaaaaaaaatgagacttgAGATGAAgagactggcccaaggtcacacaccaaATAAACTGTGAAGAGCTGGGATTCAATCCTAGGGCTGACTCAGTTTGTGCTGTTTCCTTTAGTTCATGGCTGGCCCTAGTAGATTTTCTTTCTGGTCAAATAAGCTGGAATATAACTTCTACAGCTCCAGGCAtaattttattgcactttgaGAAGCCCTGTGCATTGTCCACATCTGTTGAAGTTACTGGAGAAACTAGTAAGAAAGATTAGCATTAGGAACTAAGATCCAAAGAAAACTAAGATCCAAAGAAAAATCAAGGGGGTTCAGTTGTAGGAATCCCATATGCATATGAATAATGCATATTTGCTACAGTTTGAGAAATGCATAAATGCCCAGACATATCATATACAAGTTATTATATAACAGTTCCAAAATATCATGTTATTTATTGCTACTTACCTTTCTGGAAAAAATTCTATATATCACCAAGTAGTACTGCCTTTTGGAATAACTTCGGTGTAAGTATTAAGTAATAAAACAAAGATTTGCAAGAAGTCACTCATATTATATATGAGTTGTAGCTGTCATGTAGTTGTGGGAAGAAAGCTCTCTTAATACTAAAATACTACCTTGCTAAGGACATTGGAAAGCCAGGGATGATTTAACAGAGATTTAACAGAGAATATCTACCAGAAAGCCATTTCCATGATCCAAGGGTTTCCAGTCTTTTTGTAACCTTGATCATAGAACTTATCTTAAAAGTGACCCAGTAGAGAAGAAGT
Protein-coding regions in this window:
- the DBT gene encoding lipoamide acyltransferase component of branched-chain alpha-keto acid dehydrogenase complex, mitochondrial; this translates as MAAACVLRTWSRTAGRLICVRYFQTCGNIHVLKPNYVSFFGYPSFKYNHPHQLLKTTAALQGQIVQFKLSDIGEGIREVTVKEWYVKEGDTVSQFDSICEVQSDKASVTITSRYDGVIKKLYYNLDDIAYVGKPLVDIETEALKDSEEDVVETPAVSHDEHTHQEIKGQKTLATPAVRRLAMENNIKLSEVVGSGKDGRILKEDILSYLEKQTGAILPPSPKAESMPPPPKPKERTIPIPISKPPVFTGKDRTEPIKGFHKAMVKTMSAALKIPHFGYCDDVDLTELVKLREELKPIAFARGIKLSFMPFFLKAASLGLLQFPILNASVDENCQNITYKASHNIGIAMDTEQGLIVPNVKNIQVRSIFEIATELNRLQKLGSAGQLSTTDLTGGTFTLSNIGSIGGTYARPVILPPEVAIGALGKIKTLPRFNEKGEVYKAQIMNVSWSADHRIIDGATMSHFSNLWKSYLENPAFMLLDLK